Proteins from a single region of Stappia sp. ES.058:
- a CDS encoding glycosyltransferase family 2 protein, whose product MPVDGASLSQSQSAGSKAGDAGEPAAVLHAPELSVVLPTFNERDNLPVLIERLDVALAGIAWEAIVVDDNSPDGTTETARQLANRDPRIRVIRRVGRRGLSGACIEGMLASSADYVAVMDADLQHDETLLPKMLEKLAGDGTAGNPGADLAVASRHVDGGAVGDGLSAMRASGSGLANRLARIFLHVDLSDPMSGFFMIRRTQVERLAPQLSSQGFKILLDIVASAKGSLRIVELPFVFRERLHGQSKLDTLVALDFLGLILSKLVGDLVSVRFLMFMMVGASGVVVHMVALFSLIEGFAMNFQVAQTAATFVAMTTNFYLNNRLTYRDRRLHGWAALRGLLTFYVVCGFGVIANVGVASLIYQEDAGRILIGVAGAAGAVMGAVWNYAASSVLTWRKA is encoded by the coding sequence ATGCCGGTCGACGGCGCATCGCTTTCGCAATCCCAGAGCGCCGGCTCAAAGGCCGGTGACGCCGGCGAGCCCGCTGCGGTCCTGCATGCGCCGGAGCTGTCCGTCGTGTTGCCGACGTTCAACGAGCGCGACAACCTGCCCGTGCTGATCGAGCGTCTCGACGTTGCCCTTGCCGGCATCGCCTGGGAGGCCATCGTCGTCGACGACAATTCCCCCGACGGCACGACGGAGACCGCGCGTCAGCTTGCCAACCGCGACCCGCGCATCCGCGTCATCCGCCGGGTCGGCCGGCGCGGGCTTTCGGGCGCCTGCATCGAGGGCATGCTGGCGTCTTCCGCCGACTACGTCGCGGTGATGGATGCCGACCTGCAGCATGACGAGACGCTGCTGCCGAAAATGCTGGAAAAGCTCGCCGGCGACGGCACGGCGGGCAATCCGGGCGCCGATCTCGCCGTCGCCAGCCGCCATGTCGACGGCGGCGCGGTGGGCGACGGGCTGTCGGCGATGCGCGCCTCCGGCTCGGGACTGGCGAACCGTCTGGCGCGCATCTTCCTGCATGTCGATCTGTCGGATCCGATGAGCGGCTTCTTCATGATCCGCCGCACGCAAGTGGAACGTCTCGCGCCGCAGCTTTCCTCGCAAGGCTTCAAGATCCTGCTGGACATCGTCGCCAGCGCGAAGGGATCCTTGCGCATCGTCGAACTGCCTTTCGTCTTCCGCGAGAGGCTGCACGGTCAAAGCAAGCTCGACACGCTGGTCGCGCTCGATTTTCTGGGGCTTATCTTGTCGAAACTGGTTGGCGATCTCGTGTCCGTGCGGTTCCTGATGTTCATGATGGTCGGCGCCTCCGGCGTCGTCGTGCACATGGTGGCGCTGTTCTCGCTGATCGAGGGCTTCGCGATGAACTTCCAGGTCGCGCAGACGGCGGCGACCTTCGTGGCCATGACGACGAACTTCTATCTCAACAACCGCCTGACCTACCGCGACCGTCGGCTGCACGGCTGGGCCGCCCTGCGCGGGCTCTTGACCTTTTATGTGGTCTGCGGCTTCGGCGTGATCGCCAATGTCGGCGTCGCCTCGCTGATCTATCAGGAAGACGCCGGGCGCATTCTCATCGGCGTCGCCGGGGCCGCCGGCGCGGTGATGGGCGCGGTGTGGAACTATGCCGCAAGCTCGGTCCTGACCTGGCGCAAGGCCTGA
- a CDS encoding SlyX family protein, translating to MDSETLARIDRLEEQIAHQSLTIDELNEVVVRQAALIDGLTRKMAALTSQIEELEDTAIPQPAITKPPHY from the coding sequence ATGGACAGCGAAACGCTTGCACGCATCGACCGGCTGGAAGAGCAAATCGCTCACCAGTCGCTGACAATCGATGAGCTGAACGAGGTCGTCGTGCGTCAGGCTGCCCTGATCGACGGGCTTACGCGCAAGATGGCAGCCCTTACATCGCAGATTGAAGAATTGGAGGATACCGCGATCCCCCAGCCGGCAATTACAAAACCGCCCCACTACTGA
- a CDS encoding acyl-CoA thioesterase: MAMPADTNASGDIFGGWVLSQMDLAGGIAAGQRAAGRVVTISVERMTFIRPVHVGDVLCVYCAISSVGRTSMKVAIEAWALRHRHGKRQKVTDAMFTFVAVDDTGRPRPVPPVSDDAG, encoded by the coding sequence ATGGCGATGCCCGCCGACACCAATGCGTCCGGTGATATTTTCGGCGGATGGGTTCTTTCGCAGATGGATCTTGCCGGCGGGATTGCCGCCGGCCAGCGCGCGGCGGGCCGCGTGGTCACGATTTCTGTCGAACGCATGACCTTCATCCGGCCCGTGCATGTCGGAGATGTCCTGTGCGTCTATTGCGCGATTTCCTCGGTCGGACGGACATCGATGAAGGTTGCGATCGAGGCCTGGGCCTTGCGCCACCGTCATGGCAAGCGTCAAAAAGTGACGGACGCGATGTTCACCTTCGTTGCCGTCGACGACACCGGGCGTCCGCGCCCCGTGCCGCCGGTGTCCGATGATGCCGGATAG
- a CDS encoding methyl-accepting chemotaxis protein: protein MRFSDLSIRNKLLISAGALFFTSMIGVTLTGSIVMSSAAEEAALEEARTLLDAYANDVSGEIGASLTVAKSAAAGVEGLLKSGMRDRDALGDMMIRTVENTPELVGMTLAFEPNGLDGRDADFKTHKYSDANGRFVPYFYRSDGKVVFEKLIMSKETGTEGWYDKPVRENRPLITPPYTYPIDGKDVLMTTISWVVRENGKAIGITTSDLSLADIVETMSTLKPFGEGEVTLIGGDNLWVANADAAKLGKPVQESALLDLMSATGSKHRVQQVGDRFVALSPVAFNGVDDVWYVAIDVPYSAMVAGATSARNTMLAISGVLVLLVMGLVWYGAGALARPVARLTQVMRRLADGDTSVEVAIDDRKDEIGEMASAVETFRENAIERQRLEAIQGEDEKARMARQARTDELISGFRGTVQHLIGAVGETAQGLDQTARELSASAQDSAARAGETADASSAATDSVQTVASAAEELSASIAEISRQVGQTTQVVSQATEGTHATNEKIAGLAQAASKIGEVVKLITDIAEQTNLLALNATIEAARAGEAGKGFAVVAAEVKELATQTSKATEEISAQIGAIQGSTGEAVSAIGEIAQIMQEVNGYTSSIASAVEQQGAATSDISRSVQQAAQGTGAVTSNMEQLATTVESTSAAADNVLSASGAMSQNTDALREEIDRFLNDVAAA, encoded by the coding sequence ATGCGGTTTTCCGATCTGTCGATTAGAAACAAGTTGCTGATCAGCGCGGGCGCGCTGTTCTTCACGTCAATGATCGGGGTTACCCTGACCGGTTCCATCGTGATGTCCTCGGCAGCCGAAGAAGCGGCGCTTGAGGAAGCCAGAACGCTCCTCGATGCATATGCCAATGATGTCTCGGGCGAAATCGGCGCTTCGCTGACCGTTGCCAAATCCGCCGCCGCCGGTGTCGAAGGCTTGCTCAAGAGCGGCATGCGTGACCGCGACGCGCTTGGCGACATGATGATCCGCACGGTCGAAAACACGCCCGAACTGGTGGGCATGACCCTGGCCTTCGAGCCGAACGGGCTTGACGGGCGCGATGCGGATTTCAAGACACACAAGTATTCTGACGCCAATGGTCGCTTCGTCCCCTATTTCTACCGCTCGGACGGCAAGGTCGTGTTCGAGAAGCTGATAATGAGCAAGGAAACGGGCACGGAGGGCTGGTATGACAAACCGGTCCGCGAGAACCGGCCGCTGATCACGCCGCCCTACACCTATCCGATCGACGGCAAGGATGTGCTGATGACGACAATCAGCTGGGTGGTGCGCGAGAACGGCAAGGCGATCGGCATCACGACATCCGACCTCTCGCTGGCCGATATCGTTGAGACGATGTCGACGCTCAAGCCATTCGGCGAAGGCGAGGTCACGCTTATCGGCGGCGACAACCTCTGGGTCGCAAATGCCGATGCCGCCAAACTCGGCAAGCCCGTCCAGGAATCCGCGCTTCTCGACCTGATGAGCGCCACCGGATCCAAACACCGCGTGCAGCAGGTGGGCGACCGTTTCGTGGCCCTTTCGCCCGTTGCCTTCAACGGTGTCGACGATGTCTGGTACGTCGCGATCGATGTTCCCTATTCCGCGATGGTGGCCGGTGCCACGTCTGCGCGCAACACCATGCTGGCGATTTCCGGCGTCCTTGTGCTGCTTGTCATGGGGCTGGTCTGGTATGGGGCCGGCGCGCTGGCCCGTCCGGTCGCGAGGCTGACCCAGGTGATGCGCCGTCTGGCCGATGGCGACACCTCTGTCGAGGTTGCAATCGACGACCGCAAGGACGAGATCGGCGAAATGGCGAGCGCTGTGGAGACGTTCCGCGAGAATGCCATCGAACGCCAGCGCCTGGAGGCAATCCAGGGCGAGGACGAGAAGGCGCGCATGGCCCGCCAGGCGCGGACCGACGAGCTGATTTCGGGTTTCCGGGGCACGGTTCAGCATCTGATCGGCGCGGTGGGGGAGACGGCGCAGGGTCTGGACCAGACGGCGCGCGAACTGAGCGCCTCGGCGCAGGACAGCGCGGCGCGGGCGGGCGAAACGGCCGATGCAAGCTCGGCGGCGACCGACAGCGTGCAGACGGTGGCGAGTGCGGCGGAGGAACTTTCCGCCTCCATCGCCGAGATCTCGCGCCAGGTCGGCCAGACCACCCAGGTCGTCTCCCAGGCGACGGAGGGGACGCATGCGACCAACGAGAAGATCGCGGGACTCGCCCAGGCCGCCAGCAAGATCGGCGAGGTGGTCAAGCTGATCACCGACATCGCCGAACAGACCAACCTCTTGGCGCTGAACGCCACCATCGAGGCGGCGCGCGCCGGCGAGGCCGGCAAGGGCTTTGCGGTCGTGGCGGCCGAGGTGAAGGAACTGGCGACGCAGACCTCCAAGGCGACCGAGGAGATCAGCGCGCAGATCGGCGCGATCCAGGGCTCGACCGGCGAGGCCGTCTCGGCCATCGGCGAGATCGCCCAGATCATGCAGGAAGTGAACGGCTACACCTCCTCCATCGCCAGCGCGGTGGAGCAGCAGGGGGCGGCGACCAGCGACATCTCGCGCTCGGTGCAGCAGGCCGCACAGGGAACGGGCGCGGTGACGAGCAACATGGAGCAACTGGCGACGACGGTGGAAAGCACCAGCGCCGCCGCCGACAATGTGCTCTCCGCCTCCGGCGCCATGTCGCAGAACACCGATGCGCTGCGCGAGGAGATCGACCGCTTCCTCAACGACGTGGCCGCTGCCTGA
- a CDS encoding ChbG/HpnK family deacetylase produces MKRILMTSPDYGLAFGIDRTLRELIAEGRLSAVGCLVASDLWSREYLPLRDAVDAARHRTLVGLTVTLTRPHAPVSVRGRTRFGDAFPPPRWWRWRDALRLLPTEDLAEEVDAQLVCFEEYYQRPPDFLHVADDLLALPRVARTVIRTVALRKHAPALVSPAWDGEGRRARHAARVFVRHAARARLRVLQRGPSFPQVPTHEAQESHLRNGFNGLDDRTMVFCNLGEADDRLRRLEPRADLSVREIQTGFFKSSVFPLLLVEKDIFLY; encoded by the coding sequence ATGAAACGCATTTTGATGACGTCGCCCGACTACGGACTTGCCTTCGGGATCGACCGGACCCTGCGCGAGCTGATTGCGGAAGGCCGGCTGTCCGCCGTCGGATGTTTGGTCGCCTCCGATCTTTGGTCGCGGGAGTATCTGCCGCTGCGCGATGCCGTCGATGCCGCCCGTCACCGCACGCTCGTCGGACTGACGGTGACGCTCACCCGTCCGCATGCGCCGGTGTCGGTGCGCGGACGCACGCGTTTCGGCGATGCCTTCCCGCCGCCGCGCTGGTGGCGCTGGCGCGATGCCTTGCGTCTTCTGCCGACGGAGGATCTGGCGGAAGAGGTCGACGCCCAGCTCGTCTGTTTCGAGGAGTACTACCAGCGCCCGCCCGACTTCCTGCATGTGGCCGATGATCTTCTCGCCCTCCCGCGCGTCGCGCGTACCGTGATCAGGACGGTGGCGCTGCGCAAGCACGCTCCGGCGCTGGTCTCTCCGGCCTGGGACGGGGAGGGACGCCGCGCGCGACACGCCGCGCGCGTCTTTGTCCGCCATGCCGCGCGGGCGCGTCTGCGCGTCCTGCAGCGCGGCCCGTCGTTTCCCCAGGTGCCGACGCACGAGGCGCAGGAAAGCCACCTGCGCAACGGGTTCAATGGGCTGGACGACCGCACGATGGTGTTTTGCAATCTCGGCGAGGCGGACGATCGCTTGCGACGCCTGGAACCGCGCGCCGATCTGAGCGTGCGCGAGATCCAGACGGGATTTTTCAAGAGCTCCGTCTTTCCGCTGCTGCTCGTGGAGAAAGATATCTTTCTCTACTGA
- the hisS gene encoding histidine--tRNA ligase → MAKTKPNKLKARLPRGFVDRSAADIRATDAMLAKIRGVYEAYGFDPVETPAFEYTDCLGKFLPDTDRPNAGVFSVQDDDEQWMSLRYDLTAPLARHVSENINEIQLPFRSYRAGWVFRNEKPGPGRFRQFMQFDADTVGAPGVQADAEMCMMMADTMEALGIPRGQYVIRVNNRKVLDGVMEAIGLGGEENAERRLTVLRAIDKLDKFGVEGVRLLLGEGRKDESGDFTKGAGLSKKQIDHLIWFTQLRSRPYDQNPQPFVLNPVFRYVSETDPSAEPVEKDMLSAMRQSKIYGPVQSFSEGVAEFETIAKLVQASGYDDGRVIIDPSVVRGLEYYTGPVYEAELLFDVTNEKGEVVQFGSVGGGGRYDGLVKRFTGRDVPATGFSIGVSRLMSALKNLGKLKTDTVLAPVLVTVMDGDTASLARYQKMTQDLRAAGIRAEMYQGNWKKFGNQLKYADRRDCPLAIIQGGDERAEGVVQIKDLIEGKRLSGEIADNVTWRESRPAQISVAESELVETVKRLLAEQAEDRAKSGPQGESA, encoded by the coding sequence ATGGCCAAGACCAAACCGAACAAGCTCAAGGCGCGCCTGCCGCGCGGCTTCGTCGACCGCTCCGCCGCAGACATCCGCGCAACCGACGCGATGCTGGCGAAGATCCGCGGCGTCTACGAGGCCTATGGCTTCGATCCGGTGGAAACGCCGGCGTTCGAATACACCGATTGTCTCGGAAAATTCCTGCCCGACACCGACCGGCCGAACGCCGGCGTCTTCTCCGTGCAGGACGACGACGAACAGTGGATGAGCCTGCGCTACGACCTGACGGCGCCGCTCGCCCGCCATGTGTCGGAAAACATCAACGAGATCCAGCTGCCGTTTCGCAGCTACCGCGCCGGCTGGGTGTTCCGCAACGAAAAGCCGGGCCCGGGCCGCTTCCGCCAGTTCATGCAGTTCGACGCCGATACGGTCGGCGCGCCGGGCGTCCAGGCGGACGCGGAAATGTGCATGATGATGGCCGACACGATGGAGGCGCTGGGCATTCCGCGCGGCCAATACGTCATCCGCGTCAACAACCGCAAGGTGCTCGACGGCGTGATGGAGGCGATCGGTCTCGGCGGCGAGGAGAACGCCGAACGGCGTCTCACAGTGCTTCGCGCCATCGACAAGCTAGACAAGTTCGGCGTCGAGGGCGTGCGCCTGCTGCTTGGCGAGGGCCGTAAGGATGAGAGCGGCGACTTTACAAAGGGCGCGGGGCTGAGCAAAAAGCAAATCGATCATTTGATTTGGTTTACGCAGCTGAGAAGTCGGCCGTACGATCAGAATCCTCAGCCATTCGTTTTGAACCCGGTATTCCGCTACGTGTCGGAGACAGACCCGTCAGCGGAGCCAGTGGAGAAGGACATGCTCTCCGCTATGCGGCAGAGCAAAATATATGGTCCAGTTCAGTCCTTCTCAGAAGGCGTCGCTGAATTCGAGACTATTGCAAAACTAGTTCAAGCCTCCGGATATGATGATGGGCGCGTGATAATCGACCCCTCCGTCGTGCGCGGCCTCGAATATTACACCGGGCCGGTCTATGAGGCGGAGCTCCTCTTCGACGTCACCAACGAGAAGGGCGAGGTCGTGCAGTTCGGCTCCGTCGGCGGCGGCGGGCGCTATGACGGTCTGGTCAAGCGCTTCACCGGGCGCGACGTGCCGGCGACCGGCTTTTCCATCGGCGTGTCGCGGCTGATGAGCGCGCTGAAGAACCTCGGCAAGCTGAAGACCGACACGGTGCTCGCGCCCGTGCTCGTCACCGTGATGGACGGCGACACGGCAAGCCTCGCGCGCTACCAGAAAATGACCCAGGACCTGCGTGCCGCCGGCATCCGTGCCGAGATGTATCAGGGCAACTGGAAGAAATTCGGCAACCAGCTCAAATACGCCGACCGGCGCGACTGCCCGCTCGCCATCATCCAGGGCGGCGACGAACGGGCCGAGGGCGTGGTGCAGATCAAGGACCTGATCGAGGGCAAGCGGCTGTCCGGCGAGATCGCCGACAATGTGACCTGGCGCGAAAGCCGTCCGGCGCAGATCAGCGTGGCCGAAAGCGAGTTGGTCGAGACGGTCAAGCGCCTGCTCGCCGAACAGGCCGAGGACCGCGCGAAAAGCGGCCCGCAGGGAGAAAGCGCATGA
- a CDS encoding Crp/Fnr family transcriptional regulator: MVELKSFLENSFSMEGLDCELATGLADLARPFSVKPGSILFEAGDPGNGCYAILEGSLKVSIVSVDGDEQLLAVMGPGSIVGELALLDGRVRSANVTALKQTRLAFIEKHGFERFADKNPALYRHMLSIVGGRLRQANDVLAARSFLPLPGRVAQTLLQLAETFGKPVDNGRVLIHYKLSQADIANMAGAARENVSRVLNDWKRAGTISRISGYYCLEKPDWLRQASAL; this comes from the coding sequence ATGGTGGAACTCAAGTCGTTTCTGGAAAACAGCTTCTCGATGGAGGGGCTGGATTGCGAACTGGCGACGGGTCTTGCGGACCTGGCCCGGCCGTTCTCGGTCAAGCCCGGATCGATCCTGTTCGAGGCCGGCGACCCCGGCAACGGCTGCTACGCGATCCTGGAGGGCTCGCTCAAGGTCTCCATCGTCAGCGTCGACGGCGACGAGCAGCTGCTTGCCGTGATGGGACCGGGCAGCATCGTCGGGGAACTCGCGCTGCTCGATGGGCGGGTTCGATCCGCAAATGTCACAGCCCTCAAGCAGACCCGTCTGGCCTTTATCGAAAAACACGGTTTTGAGCGTTTCGCAGACAAGAACCCCGCGCTCTACCGCCACATGCTGTCGATCGTCGGCGGTAGGCTGCGGCAGGCGAACGATGTGCTGGCCGCGCGCTCCTTCCTGCCGTTGCCGGGCCGTGTCGCGCAGACGCTGCTGCAACTGGCCGAGACCTTCGGCAAGCCGGTCGACAACGGCCGCGTGCTTATCCACTATAAGCTATCGCAGGCCGACATCGCCAACATGGCCGGGGCGGCGCGCGAAAACGTCAGCCGCGTGCTCAACGACTGGAAGCGGGCGGGCACGATCAGCCGGATTTCGGGATATTACTGTCTGGAAAAACCCGACTGGCTGCGCCAGGCCTCGGCGCTGTAG
- a CDS encoding MFS transporter: MRQIFSIAALLAGSGLLLLAGGLHGLLLPLRGSAEGFSDTSLGLLGTGWAVGYVAGCITTPMIVSRVGHIRSFGVFCSAASIVVLLNLLILHPGAWIPLRALSGFCFAGAAMVVESWLNERATPETRGRIFGFYTMINLAATTVGQMLLTLGAPAGYLFFVIGAIVYSLALLPTALSTVAAPVPLLHSRLDIKMLWTNSPVAVISVFLVGISNSAFGTLGAVYGRQIGLSVGNIAIMMSVALLVGALIQVPIGLLSDRMDRRIVLVGIGSAGCGIGALLAIGSSLPPLAVIVLVAAFGGMIYSMYPVIVAHANDYTPAGEFLKTSGGLLLLFGAGSIVGPILAAAMMTITTPQGLFAVTSAAHASLIAFALWRMTQRKSIAPADRDDFVAMPSGVRFSTPETLAMDPRVEESEVEAEYEEYEAYEESREPADPHESPDPDTSRM, from the coding sequence ATGAGGCAGATTTTCTCAATTGCAGCGCTATTGGCCGGCTCGGGTCTCTTGTTGCTTGCAGGTGGCCTGCACGGGCTTTTGCTGCCGCTGCGCGGCTCGGCGGAAGGTTTTTCCGACACCTCTCTCGGACTTCTTGGAACCGGTTGGGCGGTCGGCTATGTCGCCGGCTGCATCACGACACCGATGATCGTGAGTCGCGTCGGCCATATCCGGTCGTTCGGCGTCTTCTGCTCGGCTGCCAGCATCGTTGTCTTGTTGAACCTGCTGATCCTGCATCCAGGTGCCTGGATCCCCTTGCGTGCGCTTTCCGGCTTCTGTTTCGCAGGCGCGGCGATGGTGGTGGAGAGCTGGCTGAACGAACGCGCCACACCCGAGACACGGGGACGGATCTTCGGCTTTTACACAATGATCAATCTGGCGGCGACGACGGTTGGACAGATGTTGCTTACGCTCGGAGCCCCGGCCGGCTATCTGTTTTTCGTCATCGGGGCCATCGTCTATTCACTGGCGCTGCTGCCGACCGCGCTTTCGACCGTTGCAGCCCCCGTGCCCCTGCTGCACTCACGACTCGACATCAAGATGCTTTGGACCAATTCGCCGGTGGCCGTGATCAGCGTGTTTCTCGTCGGCATTTCCAACAGCGCCTTCGGCACGCTCGGTGCCGTCTACGGTCGCCAGATCGGTCTGTCCGTCGGCAACATCGCAATCATGATGTCCGTGGCTCTGCTCGTCGGGGCGCTGATCCAGGTCCCGATCGGGCTGTTGTCCGATCGCATGGACCGACGCATCGTGCTCGTCGGCATAGGGTCGGCCGGCTGCGGGATCGGAGCGCTCCTGGCCATCGGCAGCAGCCTGCCGCCGTTAGCGGTGATCGTCCTGGTGGCTGCCTTCGGCGGAATGATCTACTCGATGTATCCGGTCATCGTCGCGCATGCGAACGACTATACGCCGGCTGGCGAGTTTCTGAAGACAAGCGGCGGACTGCTTCTCCTGTTCGGAGCCGGCTCCATCGTCGGCCCGATACTCGCGGCCGCAATGATGACGATCACCACCCCGCAAGGTCTCTTCGCCGTCACCTCGGCGGCTCATGCATCGCTGATCGCCTTCGCCCTGTGGCGAATGACCCAGCGCAAGTCTATCGCTCCGGCAGACCGGGACGACTTTGTGGCCATGCCCTCCGGTGTCCGCTTCTCCACCCCGGAAACGCTCGCGATGGATCCGCGTGTCGAAGAAAGCGAGGTCGAGGCGGAATACGAGGAATACGAGGCCTACGAGGAAAGCCGGGAGCCGGCGGACCCGCATGAGAGCCCGGACCCCGACACCTCGCGCATGTGA
- a CDS encoding glycosyltransferase family 39 protein, whose translation MAPATRDAGTDLPVWLRPAMLALVVLALTAVKLVVAANSGLAEDEAYYRLWGLNPSAGYYDHPPMVGWWVAAGLWIAGDTPLGIRLLPVLSALAGSMALWRTGYLLFGARAAGWAVLFFNASLLIGIGSLLATPDAPSVFFWGLTIWALSELNAGRNANWWLAVGVFAGLGLASKYSVLFLGAGIVLWLVLVPDARRWWRSWQLWAGGALALVIVAPVVLWNADHEWASFIKQFGRAVPDGWSLKFIFEFLGAVIGLLNPLVAVLAGVGLARAMSGARRGDAAFGLVLWTCVPFFAYLLLHSLHSRVQGNWPAPLFPALALLAGVVAADPPAAFRRGFALLAKAAVVLGLAVSLIVYVHAVQPLTGGLARKDPTFQTRGWPDVRDQVAELARREGAAWIATYGYGLNAQLAFNLSDILPVEQLTERIRYVMQPSLDAETLARPALFIVEARRDPGAAALSHRFGDVERIAVVTRRVKGVALEELVVYRVAAARGDPRDPVYPLH comes from the coding sequence ATGGCGCCCGCGACCCGCGACGCCGGAACGGACCTGCCGGTCTGGTTGCGACCCGCGATGCTGGCGCTGGTCGTGCTGGCGCTCACCGCGGTGAAGCTCGTCGTCGCGGCCAATTCGGGGCTGGCCGAGGACGAGGCTTATTACCGGCTCTGGGGCCTGAACCCGTCCGCCGGCTATTACGATCACCCGCCGATGGTCGGCTGGTGGGTCGCGGCCGGTTTGTGGATCGCGGGCGACACGCCGCTCGGCATCCGCCTGTTGCCGGTTCTCTCCGCGCTTGCCGGTTCGATGGCGCTCTGGCGCACCGGATATCTGCTTTTCGGCGCACGCGCCGCCGGCTGGGCGGTGCTTTTCTTCAACGCCTCGCTCCTGATCGGCATCGGCAGCTTGCTGGCGACCCCGGACGCGCCGTCGGTGTTCTTCTGGGGGCTGACGATCTGGGCGCTGTCGGAGCTTAACGCCGGCCGCAACGCCAACTGGTGGCTCGCCGTTGGCGTCTTCGCCGGCCTCGGGCTTGCCTCGAAATATTCCGTCCTGTTTCTCGGAGCCGGCATCGTGCTGTGGCTTGTGCTGGTGCCCGACGCCCGGCGCTGGTGGCGAAGCTGGCAGCTGTGGGCTGGCGGCGCGCTGGCGCTGGTCATCGTCGCGCCGGTGGTGCTTTGGAACGCCGATCATGAGTGGGCGTCCTTCATCAAGCAGTTCGGCCGCGCGGTGCCCGACGGCTGGAGCCTGAAGTTCATCTTCGAGTTCCTCGGCGCGGTGATCGGCCTGCTCAATCCGCTGGTCGCCGTACTCGCCGGCGTCGGTCTGGCGCGGGCAATGTCCGGCGCGCGCCGGGGCGATGCTGCCTTCGGCCTCGTGCTCTGGACCTGCGTACCCTTCTTCGCCTATCTGCTGCTGCATTCGCTGCATTCGCGGGTGCAGGGCAACTGGCCGGCGCCGCTTTTTCCAGCCCTTGCCCTTCTGGCCGGCGTCGTTGCGGCCGATCCGCCCGCAGCCTTTCGGCGCGGTTTCGCACTGCTCGCGAAGGCCGCCGTGGTGCTGGGTCTCGCGGTGTCGCTCATCGTCTATGTCCATGCCGTCCAGCCGCTGACCGGAGGTCTTGCGCGCAAGGATCCGACGTTCCAGACGCGTGGCTGGCCGGATGTGCGCGATCAGGTCGCGGAACTCGCGCGCCGGGAAGGCGCGGCCTGGATCGCGACCTATGGCTACGGCCTCAACGCGCAGCTTGCCTTCAATCTCTCCGACATCCTTCCGGTCGAACAGCTCACAGAGCGCATCCGCTATGTCATGCAGCCTTCCCTCGATGCCGAGACGCTGGCCCGGCCGGCGCTCTTCATAGTTGAGGCGCGGCGCGATCCGGGTGCGGCGGCGTTGAGCCACCGCTTCGGCGACGTCGAGCGCATCGCGGTTGTGACCCGGCGTGTGAAGGGCGTGGCGCTGGAAGAGCTTGTGGTCTACCGGGTCGCGGCTGCGCGCGGCGACCCGCGCGATCCCGTCTATCCGCTTCACTGA